The Couchioplanes caeruleus sequence GTACGCGCGGTGCGCCCGCGACAGGGCCTGTTGCGCGTTCTGCTCCACCAGCAGGATCGTCGTGCCCTGCTGGTTGATCTCGACGATGATGTCGAAGATCTGCTGGATCAGCATCGGCGCGAGCCCCATCGAGGGCTCGTCGAGCAGCAGCAGCTTGGGCCGGCTCATCAGTGCGCGGCCGACCGCCAGCATCTGCTGCTCACCGCCGGACATCGTGCCGCCGACCTGCTTCTCGCGCTCCTTGAGCCGCGGGAAGAGGGTGAAGGCGCGATCCATGTCCTCGTTGATCTCGGACCGGTTCCGGCGGGTGTAGGCGCCCATCTCCAGGTTCTCGCGCACCGTCATGCCGGGGAAGATCCCCCGGCCCTCGGGCGACTGCGACACGCCCCGGACGACCCGCAGGTCGGCGCGCATTCTGGTGATGTCCTCGCCGTCGAAGATGATGCGCCCCTCGGCGATCGGGCGCAATCCCGAGATCGCCCGCATCGTCGTCGACTTGCCGGCACCGTTGGCGCCGATCAGGGCGACGATCTCACCCTGACCGACGGTCAGGCTGATCCCGTGGAGCGCCTGGATGCGGCCGTACAGCAGCGTCAGGTCCTGCAACTCAAGCAGCATCGGTCGGGACCCCCAGGTACGCCGCGATCACCTTCGGGTCGTCCCGCACCTCGGCGGGGGTCCCCTCGGCGATCTTCTTGCCGAACTCCAGCACCACGATCCGGTCCGTGACGCCCATGACCAGGCGCATGTCGTGCTCGATGAGCAGCACGGTGACCCCGGTGTCACGGATCTTGCGGATCAGGTTGAGCAGCTCCACCTTCTCCGCCGGGTTGAAGCCCGCCGCCGGCTCGTCGAGACACAACAGTGTCGGGTTGGTCGCCAGCGCGCGGGCGATCTCCAGGCGGCGCTGCTCGCCGTACGACAGATTGCGCGAGACCTCCCCCGCGCGGTGGGCGATGCCCACGAAGCGCAGCAGGTCCATGGACTTCTCCCGGCCCAGCCTCTCTTCCTTCCAGTGCCGCGGAAGGCGGAAGAGGGCACCGATGACGCTGGTCTTGTGGTGGGCGTCCGCGCCCACCATCACGTTCTCCAGCGCCGTCATCTCGGGGAACAGCCGCACGTTCTGGAACGTACGGGCGATGCCGCCCCGGGTGATCTCGTGCTTCTTCCTGCCGACGATCGACTGGCCGTTGAAGCGGATCGCACCGCTGGTGGGCCGGTAGACGCCGGTCATCGCGTTGAAGCAGGTGGTCTTGCCGGCACCGTTCGGGCCGATCAGACCGAAGATCTCACCCTTGCGCAGGCTGAAGCTGACGTCGTTGAGCGCCACGACGCCGCCGAAGCGCAGCGTGACGTTCTGGACCTCGAGCAGCGCGTCGCCGGCGCCCGCGTGCGACACCGGAGTGCCACCCGTCCCCTTGCCGGTCGGGATGGCCCGGTCGACCGGGCGCGCGTTCTTCTCGTCGAGCTCCTGCGGAGACTCGATGTGTGGCTCGCTCACTGGGGAGCCACCTCCTTCTCACGGTCCTTGAGCTCCATCGCGCGACGACGGCTCGGGATCAGACCTTGTGGCCGGAAGATCATGATCACCAGGATCACCAGACCGAAGATCGCAAAGCGGTACTCGTACAGATCGGTGTCCCAGACCGGGTCCTTGATGCCGCGCAGGCGGTCCGGGATGTAGGAGATCAACGCACCGCCGAGGATCGCGCCGAAGATGTTCCCGGAGCCACCCATGACGACGCCCGCCAGCACCAGGATCGAGAACTGCAGGATGAAGGTCTGCG is a genomic window containing:
- a CDS encoding ABC transporter ATP-binding protein, whose translation is MLLELQDLTLLYGRIQALHGISLTVGQGEIVALIGANGAGKSTTMRAISGLRPIAEGRIIFDGEDITRMRADLRVVRGVSQSPEGRGIFPGMTVRENLEMGAYTRRNRSEINEDMDRAFTLFPRLKEREKQVGGTMSGGEQQMLAVGRALMSRPKLLLLDEPSMGLAPMLIQQIFDIIVEINQQGTTILLVEQNAQQALSRAHRAYVLETGRIVKSGTGTELLHDPSVKDAYLGVA
- a CDS encoding ABC transporter ATP-binding protein, encoding MPTGKGTGGTPVSHAGAGDALLEVQNVTLRFGGVVALNDVSFSLRKGEIFGLIGPNGAGKTTCFNAMTGVYRPTSGAIRFNGQSIVGRKKHEITRGGIARTFQNVRLFPEMTALENVMVGADAHHKTSVIGALFRLPRHWKEERLGREKSMDLLRFVGIAHRAGEVSRNLSYGEQRRLEIARALATNPTLLCLDEPAAGFNPAEKVELLNLIRKIRDTGVTVLLIEHDMRLVMGVTDRIVVLEFGKKIAEGTPAEVRDDPKVIAAYLGVPTDAA